Proteins co-encoded in one Flavivirga eckloniae genomic window:
- the coaBC gene encoding bifunctional phosphopantothenoylcysteine decarboxylase/phosphopantothenate--cysteine ligase CoaBC, with product MSILSGKNILLGISAGIAAYKTASLVRLFIKAGANVKVVMTPSSKEFITPLTLSTLSKHPVYSSFTNEDDDNAVWNSHVDLGLWADIFIIAPATANTLSKMVNGASDNLLLATYLSAKCPVYFAPAMDLDMYKHPSTAKSFNALKDFGNIMIPATSGELASGLVGEGRMAEPEDIVAFIENDILDKLPLKGKKVLITAGPTYEAIDPVRFIGNHSSGKMGFEIAKAAANLGAEVVLVTGPTHQKVSHALIQVVPVISAQDMYESVHTYFQDVDIAILSAAVADFTPKEVASQKIKKKEPTLTLELEKTKDILASLGAIKTNQFLVGFALETNDELENAKGKLKSKNLNLIVLNSLNDKGAGFKSDTNKVTFIDDKETITAFELKSKTAVAKDLINKIIEQIHA from the coding sequence ATGTCAATATTAAGCGGCAAAAATATACTATTAGGCATCAGTGCTGGTATTGCCGCTTATAAAACTGCTTCATTAGTAAGGTTATTTATAAAAGCAGGCGCCAACGTAAAAGTTGTTATGACGCCTTCTTCCAAAGAATTTATAACACCCTTAACCTTATCAACACTCTCAAAACATCCGGTATATTCATCTTTTACAAATGAAGACGATGATAATGCTGTATGGAATAGCCATGTAGATCTCGGGCTATGGGCAGATATTTTTATAATTGCCCCAGCAACGGCCAATACACTTTCTAAAATGGTAAATGGTGCTAGCGATAATTTGTTGTTAGCAACATATTTATCGGCGAAATGCCCTGTGTATTTTGCTCCTGCCATGGATTTAGATATGTATAAACACCCAAGTACTGCCAAGTCTTTTAATGCTTTAAAAGATTTTGGAAATATCATGATACCAGCCACAAGTGGTGAATTGGCTAGTGGTTTGGTAGGAGAAGGTAGAATGGCAGAACCAGAAGATATTGTTGCTTTTATTGAAAATGATATTTTAGACAAGCTACCTTTAAAAGGAAAAAAAGTACTAATAACAGCAGGGCCAACTTACGAAGCTATAGACCCCGTTCGTTTTATAGGAAACCATTCCAGTGGTAAAATGGGGTTCGAAATAGCCAAAGCAGCAGCAAATCTTGGTGCCGAGGTTGTTTTAGTTACCGGGCCAACACATCAAAAGGTTTCGCATGCTCTAATACAGGTCGTTCCCGTTATTAGTGCACAAGATATGTACGAATCTGTGCATACTTATTTTCAAGATGTAGATATAGCAATACTTTCGGCAGCTGTAGCCGATTTTACACCAAAAGAAGTTGCCTCTCAAAAAATAAAAAAGAAGGAACCAACGTTAACATTAGAGTTAGAAAAAACAAAAGATATTTTAGCATCCTTAGGAGCTATTAAAACAAATCAGTTTTTAGTTGGGTTTGCATTAGAGACGAACGATGAGCTTGAAAATGCAAAAGGAAAATTAAAAAGTAAAAATTTAAATTTAATTGTTTTAAATTCGTTAAATGATAAAGGGGCTGGTTTTAAAAGTGATACTAACAAAGTTACTTTTATTGATGATAAAGAAACCATTACAGCCTTTGAACTGAAATCGAAAACAGCGGTTGCTAAAGATTTGATAAATAAAATTATAGAACAGATACATGCGTAA
- a CDS encoding DNA-directed RNA polymerase subunit omega: protein MDLKKTNAPVNTVTYDRNQIDEPTENIYESISIIARRAEQINTEIKKELIDKLEEFATYNDSLEEIFENKEQIEVSKFYEKLPKPHALAVQEWLTDKIYFRNTDADQE, encoded by the coding sequence ATGGATTTAAAAAAAACCAATGCTCCAGTTAATACGGTAACGTACGACAGAAATCAAATTGACGAGCCAACAGAGAACATCTACGAGTCAATTTCTATCATTGCCAGACGTGCAGAGCAAATTAACACAGAGATTAAAAAAGAACTTATTGATAAGTTGGAAGAATTCGCAACTTACAACGATAGTCTTGAAGAAATCTTTGAAAACAAAGAGCAAATTGAGGTTTCTAAATTTTATGAAAAATTACCAAAACCTCATGCGTTAGCTGTTCAAGAATGGCTAACAGATAAAATTTACTTTAGAAATACTGACGCAGATCAGGAATAA
- a CDS encoding outer membrane protein assembly factor BamD has product MKKLFYILIIVAVFSSCSEYQRTLKSESIATKFKVGEELYNEGKYTKANRLFAQIVPKYRGKPQAEKLMFLYSNSFYKMKDYYVAGYQFERFTSSYPKSEKLEEASFLSAKSYYMLSPVYSKDQTETKEAIEKLQSFINLFPESEHLPEANKLVKELDFKLEKKAFSIAKQYGDIAPGYSKDFNAAIKSFDNFLFEFPGSVLREDALFYRLDSAYQLAMNSREYKKNVDGVIEHLRKNRLETAKEYYTGFKKSYTDSKYKEEAHAMGESLEEELKKYSTKS; this is encoded by the coding sequence ATGAAGAAGCTTTTTTACATATTAATAATAGTTGCTGTTTTTAGCAGTTGTAGCGAATATCAAAGAACATTAAAATCTGAAAGTATAGCTACAAAGTTTAAAGTAGGAGAAGAACTGTATAACGAAGGTAAGTATACTAAGGCTAACAGGCTTTTTGCACAGATAGTACCTAAGTATAGAGGTAAGCCACAAGCAGAAAAACTAATGTTTTTGTACTCAAATTCATTTTACAAAATGAAAGATTACTATGTTGCGGGTTATCAATTTGAGCGTTTTACATCCAGCTATCCAAAAAGTGAAAAGTTAGAAGAAGCTTCTTTTTTAAGCGCAAAAAGCTATTATATGTTATCTCCTGTTTATAGTAAAGATCAAACGGAGACCAAAGAAGCAATAGAGAAACTTCAATCGTTTATAAATTTATTTCCAGAATCTGAACATCTTCCCGAGGCTAATAAATTAGTTAAGGAATTAGATTTCAAACTGGAAAAGAAAGCATTTAGCATTGCAAAGCAATATGGAGATATAGCTCCAGGATATTCCAAAGATTTTAATGCTGCAATAAAATCGTTTGATAATTTTCTTTTCGAATTCCCTGGGTCTGTATTGCGTGAAGACGCTTTGTTTTACAGACTGGATTCTGCCTATCAATTGGCTATGAATAGTAGGGAATATAAAAAGAATGTTGATGGCGTTATAGAACATTTAAGAAAAAACCGTCTTGAAACGGCGAAAGAATATTATACAGGCTTTAAAAAATCATATACAGACTCTAAGTACAAAGAGGAAGCTCATGCTATGGGTGAAAGCTTAGAAGAGGAACTAAAAAAATACAGCACAAAAAGTTAA
- the dapA gene encoding 4-hydroxy-tetrahydrodipicolinate synthase, giving the protein MNSRFLGTGVALVTPFKSDLSVDHNALANIVNFNIDNGIEYLVICGTTGESVTLTKQEKKEVIKTISDTNNGRLPMVLGIGGSNTAAIIEEIKTTDLSNIDAILSVSPYYSKPTQEGIYQHFKAISEASPVDVILYNVPGRTSKNIEPETTIRLANDFENIIAVKEAGNNVSQYLELIKNKPEEFLIISGDDDLALGITLAGGAGVISVIGQAFPKDFSEMIRLGLKGDAKESYKLHYKLMDVIGYIFEENNPAGIKAVYEALNLCQDTVRLPLVPASGELKEKIGDFVNAF; this is encoded by the coding sequence ATGAACAGTAGGTTTTTAGGAACTGGAGTTGCTTTGGTCACCCCTTTTAAATCAGATTTAAGTGTAGACCATAATGCTTTGGCAAATATTGTTAATTTCAATATTGACAATGGCATAGAATACCTTGTAATTTGTGGTACAACAGGAGAAAGCGTAACGCTTACTAAGCAAGAAAAAAAGGAGGTAATAAAAACCATTTCCGATACTAATAATGGTCGTTTGCCTATGGTTTTAGGCATAGGAGGTAGCAATACCGCAGCGATTATTGAAGAAATAAAAACAACAGATTTAAGTAACATAGATGCCATTTTATCTGTGTCTCCATATTATAGTAAACCAACCCAAGAAGGGATTTATCAACATTTTAAGGCTATTTCGGAAGCATCGCCGGTAGACGTTATTTTGTATAATGTTCCAGGCAGAACATCAAAAAATATTGAGCCGGAAACTACTATAAGATTAGCGAACGATTTTGAAAATATTATAGCCGTTAAAGAGGCAGGGAACAATGTATCTCAATATTTAGAGTTAATAAAGAACAAACCAGAGGAGTTTTTGATTATTTCGGGTGATGATGATTTAGCTTTAGGAATAACTTTAGCAGGAGGTGCTGGAGTGATTTCTGTTATAGGTCAAGCATTCCCTAAGGATTTTTCAGAAATGATACGTTTAGGTTTGAAAGGAGATGCAAAAGAATCGTATAAGCTGCATTATAAACTAATGGATGTTATTGGTTATATTTTTGAAGAAAACAATCCTGCTGGAATAAAAGCTGTTTACGAAGCGCTAAATTTATGTCAAGATACAGTTAGATTACCTTTAGTACCAGCATCTGGTGAATTAAAGGAAAAGATTGGAGATTTTGTAAATGCGTTTTAG